A genomic stretch from Desulfolutivibrio sulfodismutans DSM 3696 includes:
- a CDS encoding DUF935 domain-containing protein: MPTLFDHLGRPVDLGRLREEEAGPTLTGVRQVMSGHPAQGLTPVRLARLLRDAEDGDPTAYLELAEEMEEKDCHYRSVLGTRKLQVSGLEITVEAATDAAEDQRAADLVRDVLTRDELRDELFDVLDAVGKGFSLTEIIWDVEGRQWTPQRLEWRDPRWFAFAREDGRTPLLRSEGGQLVPLSPYKYVAHIHKSKSGLPIRGGLARPVAWGYLFKNFDIKSWVQFAEIFGVPLRVGRYGPGATESEKATLLRAVRNISTDAAAIIPESMGIEFIEAKLSGNVTLFRELSEFLDRQTSKAVLGQTGTTDVGQHVGTADAHERVRGDIEAADARQLSIALTRDVARPVVDLNLGPRRLYPRIKVFRPDEEDMDKLADRLVKLVPLGLQVEASIIRDKLGLPDPPPDAVCLRAPGETAETAATGAMGAPVATGSPRAAHTRELAGGLAGAAEPQPRDAVDVAVAEELAEWQPLVDPLIEPVRRLLAECADLDEFLRRLPEAVAGQDVAALTEHLAKLTFAARLAGETGAGLGD, encoded by the coding sequence ATGCCGACGCTATTTGACCATCTGGGGCGGCCGGTGGACCTGGGCCGCCTGCGCGAGGAGGAGGCCGGGCCGACGCTGACCGGCGTGCGCCAGGTCATGTCCGGCCATCCGGCTCAGGGCCTGACGCCGGTTCGGCTGGCGCGGCTTTTGCGCGACGCCGAAGACGGCGACCCCACGGCCTATCTGGAGCTGGCCGAAGAGATGGAGGAAAAGGACTGCCACTACCGGAGCGTATTGGGCACGCGCAAATTGCAGGTGTCGGGCCTGGAGATCACGGTGGAGGCGGCCACGGACGCGGCCGAAGACCAGCGGGCCGCCGACCTGGTGCGCGACGTGCTGACCCGGGACGAATTGCGGGACGAGCTTTTCGACGTGCTGGACGCCGTGGGCAAGGGGTTTTCGCTCACGGAAATCATCTGGGACGTGGAAGGCAGGCAGTGGACGCCGCAGCGCCTGGAATGGCGCGATCCGCGCTGGTTCGCCTTTGCCCGCGAGGACGGCCGCACGCCGCTTTTGCGCAGCGAGGGCGGGCAGCTCGTGCCGCTTTCCCCCTACAAGTACGTGGCCCATATCCATAAGAGCAAATCGGGCCTGCCCATTCGCGGCGGCCTGGCCCGGCCCGTGGCCTGGGGCTACCTGTTCAAAAACTTCGACATCAAGTCGTGGGTGCAGTTCGCGGAGATCTTCGGGGTTCCGCTACGCGTCGGCCGCTACGGCCCGGGCGCGACGGAGAGCGAAAAGGCCACGCTTTTGCGCGCCGTCAGGAACATTTCCACGGACGCGGCGGCTATCATCCCGGAGTCCATGGGCATCGAGTTCATCGAGGCCAAGCTCTCGGGCAACGTAACCCTTTTTCGGGAACTCTCCGAATTCTTGGACCGTCAGACCAGCAAGGCCGTTCTGGGCCAGACCGGCACCACGGACGTGGGCCAGCACGTGGGCACGGCGGACGCCCATGAGCGGGTGCGCGGCGACATCGAGGCCGCCGACGCCCGGCAATTGTCCATCGCGCTTACCCGAGACGTCGCCCGGCCGGTGGTCGACCTCAACCTGGGGCCGCGCCGCCTCTATCCGCGCATTAAGGTATTCCGGCCGGACGAAGAGGACATGGACAAGCTGGCCGACCGGCTGGTGAAGCTGGTGCCGCTTGGGCTCCAGGTCGAGGCGTCGATCATCCGGGACAAGCTGGGGTTGCCCGATCCGCCTCCGGACGCGGTGTGCCTGCGCGCCCCCGGGGAAACGGCCGAAACGGCCGCGACTGGCGCGATGGGCGCGCCAGTGGCCACCGGATCGCCCAGGGCGGCGCACACCCGGGAGTTGGCCGGGGGCTTGGCCGGGGCGGCCGAGCCGCAGCCCCGGGACGCGGTGGACGTGGCCGTGGCCGAGGAGTTGGCCGAATGGCAACCGCTGGTGGACCCGCTGATTGAGCCTGTGCGGCGGCTGTTGGCCGAATGTGCGGACCTGGACGAGTTTTTGCGGCGGCTGCCCGAGGCCGTGGCCGGGCAGGACGTGGCCGCGTTGACCGAACACCTGGCAAAGCTAACCTTTGCGGCCCGCCTGGCGGGCGAGACGGGGGCGGGCCTTGGCGATTGA
- a CDS encoding DUF3486 family protein: MPRKSTVKALPAPIRKELDRLLTEGAHTLDQIVAHLRQLGAPVSRSAVGRYSQDFEEVAAHIRESREIASSFARELGEVPDGDMGRVLIEIVHRLVFKASLAKLRDGDAIDAVDAARLAKAIKDLAAGSKIGVDTEIKIREQARKEALAKAAEAAQGAADQAGLTPEQWGLIRAQILGVEVEPA, translated from the coding sequence ATGCCGCGAAAGTCTACCGTCAAGGCGCTCCCTGCGCCGATCCGAAAGGAGCTTGACCGCCTGTTGACCGAGGGCGCGCACACGCTGGATCAAATCGTTGCGCATCTGCGGCAGTTGGGCGCGCCTGTCTCACGATCTGCGGTGGGCAGATATTCACAGGATTTCGAGGAAGTTGCCGCGCACATCCGGGAAAGCCGCGAAATCGCGTCCTCGTTTGCCCGCGAGTTGGGCGAGGTGCCGGATGGCGACATGGGGCGAGTGCTCATCGAAATCGTGCATCGGCTGGTGTTTAAGGCCAGCTTGGCGAAGTTGCGCGATGGGGACGCCATTGATGCCGTTGACGCCGCGCGCTTGGCCAAGGCGATCAAGGACTTGGCTGCCGGGTCCAAGATCGGCGTGGACACCGAGATCAAAATCCGTGAGCAGGCCCGCAAGGAGGCCCTGGCCAAGGCCGCCGAGGCGGCCCAGGGCGCGGCGGATCAGGCCGGGCTCACCCCCGAGCAGTGGGGGCTTATCCGGGCGCAAATCCTTGGCGTTGAGGTTGAGCCCGCATGA
- a CDS encoding VpaChn25_0724 family phage protein — MNSFARLVTEDRRLVILRFLHEDPDYKLNTSVLQTALDAVGHSASRDQVETDAAWLAETGLVEIETVGNVRVVRLTARGADVATGRAVVPGVKRPSPR; from the coding sequence ATGAACAGCTTCGCGCGTCTGGTGACCGAGGACCGCCGCCTGGTGATCCTGCGTTTCCTGCATGAAGACCCGGATTACAAGCTGAACACGTCCGTGTTGCAGACGGCCCTGGACGCCGTGGGGCACAGCGCGTCCCGGGACCAGGTGGAGACGGACGCGGCCTGGCTGGCGGAAACGGGGCTGGTCGAGATCGAGACCGTGGGCAACGTGCGCGTGGTGCGGCTGACCGCCCGGGGCGCGGACGTGGCCACGGGGCGGGCTGTTGTGCCCGGCGTCAAACGCCCGAGCCCGAGGTAG
- a CDS encoding lytic transglycosylase domain-containing protein, with protein sequence MTEEILKAILAAADEFKLPFELVRAVVEHESVGGGTYAIRYEPGFDFRYHRAPGGFIPPGCSQATEEVGRAMSWGLMQIMGETARTLGFQGWFPELCVPAIGLAWGCRYLRRLADRYGHEGWDVVCRAYNGGPGNRHNLENDYPSKILKHLGGRWPQKGV encoded by the coding sequence ATGACTGAAGAAATCCTGAAGGCGATCCTGGCGGCGGCGGACGAGTTCAAGCTGCCTTTCGAGCTGGTGCGGGCGGTGGTCGAACACGAGTCGGTCGGGGGGGGTACGTATGCGATCCGCTACGAGCCGGGGTTCGACTTCCGCTACCACCGCGCGCCCGGCGGTTTTATCCCGCCGGGATGCAGCCAGGCCACGGAAGAGGTCGGCCGGGCCATGTCTTGGGGCCTGATGCAGATCATGGGCGAGACGGCCCGGACCCTCGGTTTCCAGGGCTGGTTTCCGGAGCTGTGTGTCCCGGCGATTGGGCTGGCCTGGGGCTGCCGGTATCTGCGGCGGCTGGCGGACCGCTACGGCCACGAGGGCTGGGACGTGGTGTGCCGGGCCTACAACGGCGGCCCGGGCAACCGGCACAACCTCGAAAACGACTATCCGTCGAAAATCCTGAAACATCTGGGCGGCCGCTGGCCGCAAAAGGGAGTCTGA
- a CDS encoding thermonuclease family protein, translating to MKRHPISLFLVLCLLVATAIPPVAAATRAVPVATPQQNEADATAAPLVTPRPGLTDIRAVVAKVRDGDTLTVTIPDWHPAVATIGVRIAGIDTPELRDTRPHIQALAELAREWTRSRCRVGSVVILRDAYLGSLSRLSARVVTEDGVDLGDELVRRGLARPWNGRGDAPW from the coding sequence ATGAAACGCCATCCGATATCGCTTTTCCTGGTCCTGTGCCTGCTGGTTGCGACGGCCATCCCCCCGGTGGCCGCTGCGACCCGGGCCGTCCCTGTGGCAACCCCGCAACAGAACGAGGCCGACGCGACGGCCGCGCCTTTGGTGACGCCGCGTCCGGGCCTTACGGACATCCGGGCCGTGGTGGCCAAGGTGCGCGACGGCGACACCCTCACCGTCACCATCCCGGACTGGCATCCGGCCGTGGCCACCATCGGCGTGCGCATCGCCGGAATCGACACGCCGGAGCTGCGCGACACGCGGCCCCATATCCAGGCCCTGGCCGAATTGGCCCGGGAATGGACCCGGTCCCGGTGCCGGGTGGGAAGCGTGGTCATCCTGCGCGACGCGTATCTCGGCAGCCTGTCCCGGCTGTCGGCCCGGGTGGTGACCGAAGACGGCGTGGATCTGGGCGACGAGCTGGTGCGGCGCGGGCTGGCCCGACCGTGGAACGGGCGCGGGGACGCGCCGTGGTGA
- a CDS encoding Rha family transcriptional regulator, with protein sequence MSLSQTPSVPVTVEFLPGERPAVRSVELAQHFGLKHKNVLRDIDDLTRKLPESFHRLNFEPMSIPVEIGNGAVRNDRAYLLTRDAFTLLVMGWNSTRAMEWKLRYIEAFNSLERAALENARSEALADGARAALAVPPERLHRINQAVRYHQKGLNCIEIGKLLDVSRDVVWRLVRQARTLGLLPASGPTSGPAAASRAARGLAQ encoded by the coding sequence ATGTCCCTTTCTCAAACCCCTTCCGTTCCGGTGACCGTCGAATTCCTGCCCGGGGAGCGCCCGGCCGTCCGTTCCGTGGAGCTGGCCCAACATTTCGGCCTGAAGCACAAGAATGTGCTGCGGGACATCGACGATTTGACCCGCAAGCTGCCGGAATCGTTTCATCGGCTCAACTTTGAGCCCATGTCCATCCCGGTGGAAATCGGGAACGGCGCTGTCCGGAATGATCGCGCCTACCTCCTCACCCGCGACGCCTTCACGCTCCTGGTGATGGGCTGGAACTCCACCCGGGCCATGGAATGGAAGCTCCGCTACATCGAGGCCTTCAACAGCCTGGAGCGGGCGGCCCTGGAAAACGCCCGCAGCGAGGCCCTGGCCGACGGGGCGCGGGCGGCCCTGGCCGTGCCGCCGGAGCGGCTGCACCGCATCAACCAGGCCGTGCGCTACCATCAAAAGGGCCTCAATTGCATCGAGATCGGCAAGCTCCTGGATGTGTCCAGGGATGTGGTCTGGAGGCTGGTGCGCCAGGCCCGCACCCTGGGCCTGCTTCCGGCGTCCGGCCCGACGTCTGGCCCGGCGGCCGCGTCCCGCGCGGCGCGGGGGCTGGCGCAATGA
- a CDS encoding regulatory protein GemA: MNRSTSRRQGMLAKIHIAKKQLGMDDPDYRAMLDGRYGAESAGTLDMKQLDDLLRFLSRRGFQAPARRRGDRAAPAQRDYDRSALMGKIEALLAETANVQGRFVPWDYALAILKRQGGPEKLEWATTKQLQAVIAALGKNLRRKDQQDAAFTEGGE; this comes from the coding sequence ATGAACCGCTCGACCTCCCGCCGCCAGGGCATGCTGGCCAAAATCCACATCGCCAAGAAGCAGCTCGGCATGGATGACCCGGACTACCGGGCCATGCTGGACGGCCGCTACGGCGCGGAATCGGCGGGCACACTGGATATGAAGCAGCTTGACGATCTGCTGCGGTTCCTGTCGCGGCGGGGCTTCCAGGCCCCTGCCCGGCGCCGTGGCGACCGGGCCGCGCCCGCGCAGCGCGACTACGACCGCTCGGCGCTCATGGGCAAAATCGAGGCCTTACTTGCCGAAACGGCCAACGTCCAGGGCCGGTTCGTGCCCTGGGACTACGCCCTGGCCATCCTCAAACGCCAGGGCGGCCCGGAAAAGCTGGAATGGGCCACCACCAAGCAGCTCCAGGCCGTGATCGCGGCCCTGGGCAAGAACCTGCGGCGCAAGGATCAGCAGGACGCCGCGTTTACCGAGGGCGGGGAGTAA
- a CDS encoding host nuclease inhibitor protein codes for MAVAYCFTNGVVRINETCPDGALPIASGDACQLQRAVRDLAVHAWDGVIMLVPNLALAQDDSAKVAAVLDFSRRVEQSLRREQ; via the coding sequence ATGGCCGTCGCATATTGCTTCACCAACGGAGTGGTTCGCATCAACGAGACGTGCCCGGACGGTGCGCTCCCAATAGCTAGTGGCGATGCGTGTCAACTCCAGCGTGCCGTCCGTGATCTTGCGGTGCATGCATGGGATGGCGTGATTATGCTCGTTCCAAACCTTGCCTTGGCACAGGATGATAGTGCGAAAGTGGCCGCTGTGCTGGATTTCTCACGGCGCGTCGAACAAAGCCTGCGCCGGGAGCAGTAG
- a CDS encoding host-nuclease inhibitor Gam family protein, producing the protein MRTKPNPAFLIADLDAADKALARLAEIQRAVEAEEGKLNETIDKMKALAKERLAAKLGDKKAIEAALVTFAGSKKDELFEKARSRQLNFGTIGFRRSTEIKAKGKGTLAGILERIKTLITGEPDDPFAGAVRIKEELNRDEMVKWPDERLELVGARRAKKDVFYYELSAEEIKEAAA; encoded by the coding sequence ATGCGCACGAAACCGAATCCGGCCTTTTTGATCGCGGACCTGGACGCGGCGGACAAGGCGTTGGCCCGGCTGGCGGAGATCCAGCGGGCCGTAGAGGCCGAGGAAGGCAAGCTCAACGAGACCATCGACAAGATGAAGGCGTTGGCCAAGGAGCGGCTGGCGGCCAAGCTGGGGGATAAAAAGGCCATTGAAGCGGCCTTGGTCACCTTCGCGGGATCGAAAAAGGATGAATTGTTCGAGAAGGCGCGAAGCAGACAGCTCAATTTCGGGACCATCGGCTTCCGGCGTTCCACGGAGATAAAGGCCAAGGGCAAGGGGACTCTCGCGGGCATCCTGGAGCGGATCAAGACGTTGATTACCGGAGAGCCCGACGATCCGTTTGCCGGTGCCGTCCGCATCAAAGAAGAGCTGAACCGGGACGAAATGGTGAAGTGGCCTGACGAGCGCCTGGAACTCGTGGGGGCAAGGCGCGCGAAAAAGGACGTCTTCTACTACGAGCTTTCGGCCGAGGAAATCAAGGAGGCTGCGGCATGA
- a CDS encoding transcriptional regulator gives MSALAKAREAHGFAPDWIEALAAACDASTGRAVAKRLGVSPAAVCRVLANAYGDMARMERRVREILMATAVACPVLGDIDAAMCREHQERPYTPINPTYVRLFRACRTCPHRLEADHDQGRQVCGA, from the coding sequence GTGAGCGCCCTGGCCAAGGCCCGCGAGGCCCACGGCTTCGCGCCGGACTGGATCGAGGCCCTGGCGGCGGCCTGCGACGCCTCCACGGGCCGGGCCGTGGCCAAGCGGCTCGGGGTGTCGCCTGCGGCGGTGTGCCGGGTGTTGGCCAATGCCTACGGCGACATGGCGCGCATGGAACGCCGGGTGCGTGAGATCCTCATGGCCACGGCCGTGGCCTGCCCGGTGCTGGGCGACATCGACGCGGCCATGTGCCGGGAGCACCAGGAACGGCCGTACACCCCCATAAACCCCACCTATGTGCGGCTTTTCCGGGCCTGTCGGACCTGTCCGCACCGTCTGGAGGCAGACCATGACCAGGGCCGTCAGGTGTGTGGAGCGTGA
- a CDS encoding AAA family ATPase codes for MSTSETLVNTTPLPGGVAPLQNVALCLGALDKAAKRPGHLPGLVVLYGPSGYGKSTSAAYVATRTDAYYVEARSSWTKKAMLESILTSMDIRRGRTIQPARTISAMVDQAAEQLARSGRPLIIDEMDHVVDRNAVELVRDLYEASRAAILLIGEEQLPGKLAAWERFHGRILDWVAAQPADLDDARALRDMYCDRVRVADDLLADLVAAARGSIRRICVNLERIQEQGQLDGVDVMDRAAWGGRPLYTGEAPRRRS; via the coding sequence GTGTCAACATCCGAGACGCTTGTCAACACCACCCCACTGCCCGGCGGGGTGGCCCCCCTGCAAAACGTGGCCTTGTGCCTGGGCGCGCTGGACAAGGCGGCCAAGCGGCCGGGGCATCTGCCGGGGCTGGTAGTCCTGTATGGGCCGTCCGGCTACGGCAAATCCACCTCGGCGGCCTACGTGGCCACCCGCACCGACGCCTACTACGTGGAGGCGCGGTCTTCCTGGACCAAAAAGGCCATGCTGGAGTCGATCCTTACCAGCATGGACATCCGCCGGGGCCGCACCATCCAGCCCGCGCGGACCATCAGCGCCATGGTGGATCAGGCGGCCGAGCAGCTTGCCCGCTCCGGACGACCATTGATCATCGACGAGATGGACCATGTGGTGGACCGCAACGCCGTGGAGCTGGTGCGAGACCTGTACGAGGCGTCGCGGGCGGCCATCCTGCTCATCGGCGAGGAGCAGCTTCCGGGGAAACTGGCGGCCTGGGAACGCTTCCACGGCCGCATCCTGGATTGGGTGGCGGCGCAACCGGCGGACCTGGATGACGCCCGGGCCTTGCGGGACATGTACTGCGACCGGGTGCGGGTGGCGGATGACCTGCTGGCCGATCTGGTGGCCGCGGCCAGGGGGTCCATCCGGCGCATCTGCGTGAACCTGGAGCGCATCCAGGAGCAGGGGCAGCTCGACGGCGTGGACGTGATGGACCGGGCGGCCTGGGGCGGCCGTCCGCTCTATACGGGCGAGGCCCCGCGCCGGAGGTCGTGA
- a CDS encoding DDE-type integrase/transposase/recombinase: MDQVTAKNIAQALQISRQAAETRAKKESWQYEEIPSPGRGGKKRLYRLDSLPSDVRVALAGVAASEAATAGRMEALRLSLDENLAARAATAARQSGLARYVCLNDTAKGRASAKAAILAAYQQFLASSGLAPSTARAVFAAQYSRGQIAVDLDVREDVPRVSPGTLRNWETALTTGGLARLAGNYGHRRGSGLAARPEVAEFITAMLTDHPHASSKHIRRGLISRFGEAEAPSLRALQRFVETWKRANSSAFLKISNPDKWRSTYQCAFGSASADVVRLNQRWEIDSTKGDVMLSDGKRHNVVAIIDVYSRRVVYHISRSSSSTAVAACLRKAILAWGVPEELVTDNGSDYVSRHITDALLGLGITQRIAPPFTPEAKPHIERSFKTFSHDLVELLDGYIGHDVAGRKDIEARKSFAQRLGTSGESVAVNMSPEDFQAICDRWAEDIYARDPHEGLGGKSPLKVVADWRLPVSRPDERALDVLLSAPADGDSWRTVRKKGLKIDGRWHIHAALGPIIGQRVRVLLDESDVGAVYVFAEAASGEMEFVCRAVDPATAGISRQEVAAAAKAAQKAAIAEKTAERRAASKKHSTKDIAREILHDAAAKAGKLSVLPPPTLPHETPMLREAGQAARATDAPAPRPATDAERTARAALAEDMRQAATVHQLPESPRQRYARWRELDAAIQAGAAVPQKDRKWWESYRKTSEFSAQAMLREMVPGQAAGAQ; the protein is encoded by the coding sequence ATGGACCAGGTCACGGCAAAAAACATCGCGCAGGCGCTGCAAATATCGCGGCAGGCTGCGGAGACCAGGGCGAAAAAGGAATCCTGGCAGTACGAGGAAATTCCATCCCCTGGCCGTGGCGGGAAAAAGCGCCTGTACCGCCTGGACAGCCTGCCCTCGGACGTGCGGGTGGCGCTGGCCGGGGTGGCCGCGTCGGAGGCGGCCACGGCCGGGCGAATGGAGGCCTTGCGGCTCTCCCTGGACGAGAACCTGGCCGCGCGGGCGGCCACGGCGGCGCGGCAGTCCGGGCTGGCCCGGTATGTGTGCTTAAACGACACGGCCAAGGGCCGGGCGTCGGCCAAGGCGGCCATCCTGGCGGCCTATCAGCAGTTTTTGGCCTCGTCGGGACTGGCCCCGTCCACGGCCCGGGCGGTGTTCGCGGCGCAGTACAGCCGGGGGCAGATCGCGGTGGACCTGGACGTGCGCGAGGACGTGCCCCGCGTCTCCCCGGGGACGCTCCGCAATTGGGAAACGGCGCTCACCACCGGCGGGCTGGCCCGGCTTGCGGGCAACTACGGACACCGGCGCGGCTCGGGGCTGGCGGCGCGGCCGGAGGTGGCCGAGTTCATCACCGCCATGCTCACGGACCATCCCCACGCCTCATCCAAGCACATCCGGCGCGGGTTGATCTCCCGGTTCGGCGAGGCCGAGGCTCCCAGCCTGCGCGCCCTGCAACGGTTTGTGGAAACCTGGAAGCGCGCCAATAGCTCGGCATTTCTTAAAATTTCCAACCCAGACAAGTGGCGCTCCACGTACCAGTGCGCGTTCGGATCGGCCTCGGCGGACGTTGTGCGGCTCAATCAGCGGTGGGAGATCGACTCCACCAAGGGCGACGTGATGTTGTCCGACGGGAAGCGGCACAACGTGGTGGCCATCATCGACGTTTACTCGCGCCGGGTGGTTTACCACATCTCGCGCAGTTCCAGCTCCACGGCCGTGGCAGCCTGCCTGCGCAAGGCCATCCTGGCCTGGGGAGTGCCGGAGGAACTGGTCACGGACAACGGCTCGGACTACGTGTCCCGGCACATCACGGACGCCCTGCTGGGCCTGGGGATCACGCAACGCATCGCCCCGCCGTTCACCCCCGAGGCCAAGCCGCACATCGAGCGCAGTTTCAAGACTTTTTCCCATGACCTGGTCGAACTCCTGGACGGGTACATCGGCCACGACGTGGCCGGACGCAAGGACATCGAGGCCCGGAAGTCGTTCGCGCAACGCCTTGGAACATCTGGCGAATCCGTTGCCGTAAACATGAGCCCGGAGGATTTCCAGGCCATTTGCGACCGTTGGGCGGAAGACATCTATGCCCGCGACCCCCACGAGGGGCTGGGCGGCAAGTCTCCCTTGAAGGTGGTGGCGGACTGGCGGCTGCCGGTTTCCCGGCCGGACGAACGCGCCCTGGACGTGCTGCTCTCCGCCCCGGCGGACGGGGATTCCTGGCGCACGGTGCGCAAAAAGGGTCTCAAGATCGACGGGCGCTGGCACATCCATGCCGCCCTGGGGCCGATCATCGGGCAGCGGGTGCGGGTGCTGCTGGACGAATCCGACGTGGGGGCCGTGTACGTGTTCGCCGAGGCGGCCTCGGGCGAGATGGAATTCGTGTGCCGGGCGGTGGACCCCGCCACGGCGGGCATCTCCCGCCAGGAAGTCGCGGCGGCGGCCAAGGCGGCCCAGAAGGCGGCGATTGCCGAGAAGACGGCGGAACGGCGGGCCGCCAGTAAAAAGCACTCCACCAAGGACATTGCCCGGGAAATCCTGCACGACGCGGCGGCCAAGGCGGGCAAGCTGTCCGTCCTGCCGCCCCCCACGCTCCCCCACGAAACCCCCATGCTGCGCGAGGCCGGGCAGGCGGCCCGGGCCACGGACGCGCCCGCGCCCAGACCCGCCACTGATGCCGAACGGACGGCCCGGGCGGCGCTGGCCGAAGATATGCGGCAGGCGGCCACGGTGCATCAACTGCCGGAATCGCCGCGCCAGCGGTACGCGCGGTGGCGTGAGCTTGACGCGGCCATCCAGGCGGGCGCGGCCGTGCCGCAAAAGGACCGCAAGTGGTGGGAGAGCTACCGCAAGACATCGGAATTTTCCGCCCAGGCCATGCTGCGGGAGATGGTCCCGGGGCAGGCGGCCGGGGCGCAGTAA
- a CDS encoding helix-turn-helix domain-containing protein, whose amino-acid sequence MAAIQGRKIKAWLVLRGITMIDVAHAAGVDRSYVSHCLAGTRRANVVRNYLEQIGCPVEYLGKRKEAA is encoded by the coding sequence ATGGCGGCCATACAGGGGCGTAAGATCAAGGCGTGGCTGGTGCTGCGCGGGATCACGATGATCGACGTGGCCCATGCCGCTGGTGTGGACAGAAGTTATGTGTCGCATTGTCTGGCCGGGACGAGACGGGCGAATGTGGTGCGCAACTACCTGGAGCAGATCGGGTGTCCGGTCGAGTACCTGGGAAAAAGGAAGGAGGCGGCGTGA
- a CDS encoding LexA family transcriptional regulator, translating to MTFTVNVFGACKFKIDAILIKNVQNTGIVGLKMPTENVKKVANSVANTPDENATDFVGVYGRLKDATGAKTDTDLAHALGLRQSSVSSAKSKKELPPAWIFEIAKRFNVSSDWILFGSGEMNRDSDVTSLQNLGSETRTSHKEPLDEPGFTLIPKVKARLNAGTGSLETSAETIGHYAFKTQFLKRKGNSTRMVLMDIHGDSMEPVLEDQDTVLIDESQNEILSGCMFAVGVDNEVFVKYVDREPGMLILRSRNERYKPIEVPMSGDLADTVRIIGRVVWSCREYGG from the coding sequence TTGACGTTTACAGTCAACGTGTTTGGCGCTTGCAAATTCAAAATTGATGCTATTTTGATAAAAAACGTACAAAATACCGGAATAGTTGGATTAAAAATGCCTACTGAAAACGTCAAAAAAGTTGCAAATTCGGTTGCAAACACCCCGGATGAAAATGCAACCGATTTTGTCGGCGTTTACGGCCGCCTGAAAGATGCAACCGGTGCCAAGACTGACACGGATCTGGCGCACGCCCTCGGTCTGCGGCAATCCAGTGTTTCAAGTGCGAAGAGCAAAAAAGAGTTACCTCCCGCCTGGATATTTGAAATCGCAAAGCGGTTTAATGTTTCGAGTGATTGGATTCTCTTCGGAAGTGGAGAGATGAATCGTGATAGTGATGTGACAAGTTTACAAAACCTTGGATCAGAAACACGCACATCACATAAAGAACCACTAGATGAACCAGGATTTACGTTAATCCCAAAAGTAAAAGCTAGGCTCAATGCAGGAACAGGAAGCCTGGAAACCAGCGCGGAAACCATTGGCCATTATGCGTTCAAGACACAATTCCTCAAACGGAAAGGAAACTCCACGAGAATGGTCCTAATGGACATCCACGGCGACAGCATGGAACCTGTACTCGAAGATCAAGACACCGTGTTGATCGACGAAAGCCAAAACGAAATACTATCCGGCTGCATGTTCGCTGTCGGCGTCGATAACGAGGTCTTTGTCAAATACGTGGATCGTGAGCCAGGAATGCTGATTCTGCGCAGCCGTAACGAACGTTACAAGCCCATCGAAGTTCCCATGAGCGGCGACTTGGCCGACACCGTCCGCATCATCGGCCGCGTGGTCTGGTCCTGCCGGGAGTACGGCGGCTAA
- a CDS encoding flavodoxin family protein, translating into MHILAINGSPRKKGNTATLLGHALDGARQAGSQARIVHLYDLDYTGCISCFECKKIGGKSYGRCAVKDGLTPILEEAAQADALILGTPIYFGAESGMTRCLIERLLFPYLSYTPGYPSIFPKKIPTALIYTMNVPETIFAERGYDRIVKRLREPMARTFGACEVLLCQDTYQFPDYSKYLCTVWDETAKRKRREEAFPQDCARAQDLGRRLAGGSPA; encoded by the coding sequence ATGCATATCCTGGCCATAAACGGCAGTCCCCGAAAAAAGGGCAACACCGCCACCCTGCTCGGACACGCCCTGGACGGGGCGCGGCAGGCTGGCTCGCAGGCGCGGATCGTCCATCTCTATGATCTGGACTATACGGGCTGCATCAGTTGTTTCGAGTGTAAGAAAATCGGCGGCAAAAGCTACGGCCGCTGCGCAGTCAAGGACGGGCTGACCCCGATTCTGGAGGAGGCGGCGCAGGCCGACGCCCTGATCCTGGGCACGCCGATCTATTTCGGCGCCGAGTCCGGCATGACGCGCTGCCTCATCGAGCGCCTGCTTTTTCCCTACCTGTCCTACACCCCGGGCTATCCCTCGATTTTTCCGAAAAAGATCCCCACGGCCCTGATCTACACCATGAACGTGCCGGAAACGATCTTTGCCGAACGCGGCTACGACCGGATCGTGAAGCGCCTGCGCGAACCCATGGCCCGGACCTTCGGCGCCTGCGAGGTGTTGCTGTGCCAAGACACCTACCAGTTTCCGGACTATTCCAAGTACCTGTGCACGGTCTGGGATGAGACGGCCAAGCGCAAACGCCGCGAGGAGGCCTTCCCCCAGGATTGCGCCAGGGCGCAGGATCTGGGCCGCCGCCTGGCCGGGGGTTCTCCGGCTTGA